A stretch of the Pseudomonas helvetica genome encodes the following:
- a CDS encoding catalase family peroxidase translates to MVDRSPPPRPDKIPLSRMSLALRLAGIGAVVAALAGAFAYVNGTFDPQRLTPKALVDVLEKNNGVHPGFRRNHAKGVCVAGYFESTSEARPYSTAQVFSAARTPVVGRFALPSGNPYAPDSSVPIRSLALRFKQANGQQWRTGMNSMPVFPVGTPEAFYQLQQAQTPDPATGKPNPASVPAFFATHPETAPFLQWVKSAKPSASYVTETYNGINAFYLVNAAGQRQAVRWSVVPVARDAVGASAPEGADFLEKDLLQRLKSGPLRWQLNMTLATAADPTNDASKAWLGERKILNAGTLVLESAQAQNDGECRDINYDPLVLPSGIEGSDDPLLAARSAAYARSYLRRTAQVDQLPTAKQESPQ, encoded by the coding sequence ATGGTTGATCGTTCACCGCCGCCACGGCCAGACAAAATCCCCTTGAGCCGCATGAGCCTGGCTTTGCGCCTGGCCGGTATCGGCGCAGTAGTCGCTGCCCTGGCCGGGGCTTTTGCCTACGTCAATGGCACGTTTGACCCACAGCGTCTGACACCAAAAGCGCTGGTCGACGTGCTGGAGAAAAACAATGGTGTACACCCGGGCTTTCGGCGCAATCACGCCAAGGGCGTGTGCGTGGCCGGGTATTTTGAAAGCACCAGCGAGGCGCGCCCGTATTCAACCGCCCAGGTCTTCAGCGCGGCGCGAACGCCGGTTGTCGGGCGTTTTGCGTTGCCCAGCGGCAATCCTTATGCACCGGACAGCAGCGTACCGATCCGCAGCCTGGCGTTGCGCTTCAAGCAGGCCAATGGTCAACAATGGCGCACGGGAATGAACAGCATGCCGGTGTTCCCGGTGGGCACGCCTGAAGCCTTCTATCAGCTACAACAGGCCCAGACACCCGATCCGGCCACCGGCAAACCCAATCCTGCGAGCGTCCCGGCGTTTTTTGCCACACACCCGGAAACCGCGCCTTTCCTGCAATGGGTCAAGAGCGCCAAGCCGTCGGCCAGTTACGTGACCGAGACCTACAACGGCATCAACGCTTTCTATCTGGTCAACGCCGCGGGTCAGCGTCAGGCAGTGCGCTGGAGCGTGGTTCCCGTGGCGCGTGATGCGGTCGGCGCCAGTGCCCCTGAAGGTGCGGACTTTCTTGAAAAGGATTTGCTCCAGCGCTTGAAGAGCGGGCCGTTGCGTTGGCAGCTGAATATGACGCTGGCCACGGCTGCCGACCCGACCAACGACGCCAGCAAGGCCTGGCTGGGTGAGCGCAAGATCCTGAACGCCGGGACGCTGGTGCTGGAAAGCGCCCAGGCGCAAAACGATGGCGAATGCCGCGACATCAATTACGACCCGCTGGTCTTGCCGAGCGGTATCGAGGGTTCCGATGACCCGTTGCTGGCCGCACGTTCGGCAGCTTATGCCCGTTCTTACCTGCGTCGAACCGCTCAAGTCGACCAGTTACCCACCGCCAAACAGGAGTCGCCACAATGA
- a CDS encoding sigma-70 family RNA polymerase sigma factor → MNDLDEPLRELIPRLRRFAVSLTRNPSNADDLVQSCLERALSGWGDKRPDGDLRAWLFSILYRQFLDAHRRSRRYARMLEFFTGRDDAQPSVERTVLAQSTLQAFDKLATEQRALLLWVSVEGLSYKEVAEILDVPTGTVMSRLSRARQALRQLSDGEITSPSLRILK, encoded by the coding sequence ATGAACGATCTCGACGAACCGTTACGTGAACTCATCCCCAGGCTGCGGCGTTTTGCCGTGTCGCTGACGCGCAACCCCAGCAACGCTGACGATCTGGTGCAGTCGTGCCTGGAGCGGGCGCTGTCGGGATGGGGCGACAAACGCCCGGACGGCGATTTGCGCGCCTGGCTGTTTTCGATTCTGTATCGACAGTTTCTCGACGCCCATCGACGCTCAAGGCGCTACGCGCGAATGCTTGAGTTCTTCACCGGTCGCGACGATGCCCAGCCCTCGGTCGAGCGCACGGTGTTGGCGCAATCGACGCTGCAAGCCTTCGACAAACTGGCCACCGAGCAACGCGCGCTGTTGCTCTGGGTCTCGGTGGAAGGCTTGAGTTACAAGGAGGTCGCCGAGATTCTCGACGTTCCTACCGGCACGGTGATGTCTCGTCTGTCCCGCGCTCGCCAGGCCTTGCGCCAACTCAGCGATGGCGAAATCACCAGCCCCTCTTTGCGGATACTCAAATGA
- a CDS encoding anti-sigma factor: MISMPPSVNDLHAYVDHQLDDADRRLVETYLAANPHVAEQVQAWQQDAQQLRAALSGALQQPPNPNLNPSVIRQRLKRQSRRHLASAAVLLIVVSVGGLGGWQAREMTMVGAALPMTDAMQAYRMFAQQGILPADYTVTDDGDMQGWLDRYFSRADRLPNLANSGFKPVSGRLLSTEQGPAAMVMYEDQSGRKISFYVRPPGPKNYLLPRGSRSDGELQAEYWSGPGYNYAMVSEARDPATQMLKQELKF; this comes from the coding sequence ATGATCAGCATGCCCCCAAGCGTCAATGACCTGCACGCCTACGTCGACCATCAACTCGACGACGCGGACCGGCGACTGGTGGAAACGTACCTGGCGGCCAATCCGCACGTTGCCGAGCAGGTTCAGGCTTGGCAACAGGACGCCCAGCAACTGCGCGCTGCCTTGAGTGGCGCCTTGCAGCAACCGCCCAACCCGAACCTCAACCCCAGCGTGATTCGCCAGCGTCTGAAACGACAGTCCCGCCGCCACTTGGCCAGCGCCGCCGTGTTGCTGATCGTGGTCAGCGTCGGTGGCCTGGGCGGCTGGCAAGCACGGGAAATGACCATGGTTGGCGCAGCACTGCCGATGACCGATGCGATGCAGGCGTACCGGATGTTCGCCCAGCAAGGCATCCTGCCGGCTGATTACACCGTCACCGATGACGGTGATATGCAGGGCTGGCTCGACCGTTATTTTTCCCGGGCCGATCGCCTGCCGAACCTCGCCAACTCGGGGTTCAAACCGGTCAGCGGACGGTTGCTGAGCACCGAGCAAGGTCCCGCAGCGATGGTGATGTACGAGGACCAGAGCGGCCGCAAGATCAGTTTCTACGTCCGTCCGCCAGGCCCGAAAAACTACCTGCTGCCACGCGGCAGTCGCAGCGACGGCGAGTTGCAGGCCGAGTACTGGTCTGGGCCCGGGTACAACTACGCGATGGTCAGCGAGGCCCGGGATCCGGCGACGCAGATGCTCAAGCAAGAGCTGAAGTTCTAA
- the zapE gene encoding cell division protein ZapE produces the protein MAIPPNRSRLKPHWPALRRFLGKSPIAPENNGESAQIIHDYFRHKAHAQGYTLSHSQQRVIDCMAQLASALPGSRAPVQAPRSLYLHGAVGRGKSWLLDGFFQALPVAEKQRLHFHDFFVQLHQGMFRHRAHTDALASTMDELLKDCRVLCFDEFHVHDIGDAMLIARLFKALFQRGVLLLVTSNYPPQGLLPNPLYHARFKPVIDLIHAHMQVMEVGGPHDYRSQVQPHSQQVFTQGEYLWPTTTLQRQALKLPQPDTSAIILPVGTRQLQALHCEGRTIAFTFNDLCEQPTAVMDYLELCRRFDTWIIEALPDLADCSIATQQRFINLIDVLYDQDKRLILLGERPLREHLGGDAIDLARTRSRLGQLVDVGPAL, from the coding sequence TTGGCTATCCCGCCAAACCGCTCACGACTCAAACCACATTGGCCGGCCCTGCGCAGGTTTCTTGGCAAGTCCCCCATCGCTCCTGAAAACAATGGCGAAAGCGCTCAAATCATCCACGACTACTTTCGCCACAAGGCTCATGCTCAGGGCTACACCCTCAGCCACAGCCAGCAACGGGTTATCGACTGCATGGCGCAACTGGCGAGCGCACTGCCCGGCAGTCGCGCGCCTGTGCAGGCACCTCGAAGCCTTTATCTGCATGGCGCGGTCGGCCGTGGCAAGAGCTGGCTGCTCGATGGTTTTTTCCAGGCCTTGCCGGTGGCCGAAAAACAACGCCTGCACTTCCATGACTTTTTTGTGCAATTGCATCAGGGCATGTTTCGCCATCGAGCACACACCGATGCGCTGGCAAGCACCATGGATGAACTGCTCAAGGACTGTCGGGTGCTGTGTTTCGACGAGTTTCATGTACATGACATCGGCGACGCGATGCTCATCGCACGCTTGTTCAAAGCGCTATTCCAGCGCGGTGTCCTGCTATTGGTCACGTCCAACTACCCGCCTCAGGGCTTGTTACCAAATCCGCTCTACCATGCACGCTTCAAACCGGTCATCGACTTGATCCATGCGCATATGCAGGTCATGGAAGTCGGCGGCCCTCATGATTATCGCAGTCAGGTACAACCTCATTCGCAGCAGGTATTCACCCAAGGTGAATACCTGTGGCCAACCACGACCTTGCAACGTCAGGCCTTGAAGCTGCCGCAACCGGACACTTCGGCCATCATCCTGCCGGTCGGTACTCGCCAGCTACAGGCTCTGCATTGCGAGGGTCGAACCATTGCCTTCACCTTCAACGACCTGTGCGAACAACCCACGGCCGTGATGGATTACCTGGAACTGTGCCGACGCTTCGACACCTGGATCATCGAGGCACTGCCCGATCTGGCGGACTGCTCGATTGCGACCCAACAGCGCTTCATCAACCTGATCGACGTGCTCTACGACCAGGACAAGCGCCTGATCCTGCTCGGCGAACGGCCGCTGCGTGAGCACTTGGGCGGTGACGCCATCGACCTGGCGCGCACCCGCAGTCGCCTGGGGCAGTTGGTGGACGTCGGGCCAGCGCTATAA
- a CDS encoding leucine-rich repeat-containing protein kinase family protein: protein MHTLAQLRAGALAGLKRLDLSCGLTDFPREIFDLADTLEVLNLSGNALSSLPDDLHRLTHLRVLFCSDNQFRELPTCLGQCAQLTMIGFKTNRLERVPAAALPPLLRWLILTDNCISELPSELGERSHLQKLMLAGNHLQSLPASLSQCHQLELIRIAANRMTELPQWLLTLPGLAWLAYAGNPLETEADAAALEATPNIPWSQLNLQQQLGEGASGVIHQAVWEQPSQPARKVAVKLYKGHMTSDGSPLHEMNACITAGIHPNLIKVEGRIVGHPQAQAGLVMHLIEPSYRNLAALPSLASCSRDVYAEDTRFSAAVALRIASGIASAAAHLHQQGITHGDLYGHNTLWNEHGDCLLGDFGAASFHATSDTLETRALQRIEVRAFGILLGELLERIDSGLSIERRERLMDLQSRCCQPDVLARPGFSEIVQELAACNSNH from the coding sequence ATGCATACCCTTGCACAACTGCGGGCCGGCGCGCTTGCAGGGCTCAAACGTCTGGATCTGTCGTGCGGCCTGACCGACTTCCCCCGGGAAATCTTCGACCTGGCAGACACCCTGGAGGTGCTCAACCTCAGCGGTAATGCCTTGAGCAGCTTGCCGGATGACCTGCATCGCCTGACGCATCTGCGCGTGCTGTTCTGCTCGGACAATCAGTTCCGCGAGTTGCCGACCTGCCTCGGTCAATGCGCGCAACTGACGATGATCGGTTTCAAGACCAATCGCCTTGAGCGAGTCCCGGCCGCCGCGCTGCCACCGCTGCTGCGCTGGTTGATCCTGACCGACAACTGCATCAGCGAATTGCCAAGCGAATTGGGCGAACGGTCGCACCTGCAAAAATTGATGCTGGCCGGCAACCATCTGCAAAGCCTGCCTGCAAGCTTGAGCCAGTGCCATCAGCTGGAGCTGATCCGCATCGCCGCCAACCGCATGACCGAACTGCCGCAGTGGTTGCTGACATTGCCCGGGCTGGCTTGGTTGGCGTACGCCGGCAACCCGCTGGAAACCGAGGCCGATGCCGCCGCGCTCGAAGCCACGCCGAACATTCCCTGGTCGCAACTGAACCTGCAGCAACAATTGGGCGAAGGCGCTTCCGGGGTGATTCACCAGGCCGTGTGGGAGCAACCGTCGCAGCCAGCGCGCAAGGTCGCAGTGAAACTCTACAAGGGGCACATGACCAGCGACGGCTCACCGCTGCATGAAATGAATGCCTGCATCACCGCAGGTATTCATCCCAACCTGATCAAGGTCGAGGGGCGGATCGTCGGGCATCCGCAGGCTCAGGCCGGGTTGGTCATGCACTTGATCGAGCCGAGCTATCGTAACCTGGCGGCGTTACCGAGCCTGGCCTCCTGCAGCCGTGATGTGTACGCAGAGGACACCCGTTTCAGTGCAGCGGTGGCGCTGCGGATCGCCAGCGGCATTGCCTCGGCGGCTGCGCACCTGCACCAGCAGGGCATCACTCACGGCGACCTGTACGGCCACAATACGTTGTGGAATGAGCACGGCGATTGCCTGTTGGGCGACTTCGGCGCGGCGTCCTTCCATGCCACGTCTGACACCCTTGAAACGCGCGCGCTGCAACGCATCGAAGTGCGGGCCTTCGGGATTCTGTTGGGTGAGTTGCTGGAGCGGATCGACTCAGGCTTGAGCATTGAACGCCGTGAGCGCTTGATGGATTTGCAGAGCCGCTGCTGTCAGCCAGACGTGCTGGCGCGCCCGGGATTCAGCGAGATCGTGCAGGAGTTGGCTGCCTGTAACTCAAATCACTAA
- a CDS encoding YebC/PmpR family DNA-binding transcriptional regulator — protein MGAQWKVKHKEAAANAKGKIFGKLVKEITIAARNGADVSTNAHLRLVVEQAKKASMPRETLERAIKKGSGQLGETVQYHRVTYEGFAPHQVPLIVECVTDNINRTVAEIRVAFRKGQLGASGSVAWDFDHVGMIEASPDTPDADPEMAAIEAGAQDFEPGEDGATLFITEATDLDSVQKALPEQGFTVLSAKLGYKPKNPVSGLTDAQMEEVEAFLEGLDNHDDVQDMFVGLAG, from the coding sequence ATGGGCGCACAGTGGAAGGTTAAACACAAAGAAGCGGCAGCCAACGCCAAGGGCAAGATCTTCGGCAAACTGGTGAAGGAAATCACCATTGCTGCACGTAACGGCGCTGATGTCAGCACCAACGCGCACCTGCGCCTGGTGGTCGAACAGGCGAAAAAAGCCTCGATGCCGCGTGAAACCCTGGAGCGTGCAATCAAGAAAGGCTCGGGCCAGCTCGGCGAAACCGTGCAGTACCACCGCGTGACCTACGAAGGCTTCGCCCCGCATCAGGTGCCGCTGATCGTTGAATGCGTGACTGACAACATCAACCGTACCGTGGCAGAAATCCGCGTGGCGTTCCGTAAAGGCCAACTGGGTGCTTCCGGTTCCGTGGCCTGGGACTTTGACCACGTGGGCATGATCGAGGCGTCCCCGGACACCCCGGATGCCGATCCGGAAATGGCCGCTATCGAGGCCGGTGCACAGGATTTCGAGCCGGGCGAAGACGGCGCGACCCTGTTCATCACCGAAGCCACCGACCTGGACTCCGTTCAGAAAGCCTTGCCTGAGCAGGGTTTCACGGTGCTGTCGGCGAAGCTCGGCTACAAGCCGAAGAACCCGGTCAGCGGCCTGACCGACGCACAAATGGAAGAAGTCGAAGCTTTCCTCGAAGGCCTCGATAACCATGACGACGTGCAGGACATGTTTGTCGGGTTGGCGGGTTAA
- a CDS encoding type VI secretion system tip protein TssI/VgrG has translation MHNDMESPFILTLTELALSFQVRQFSGREALNQVYRFDIEMRGPQPAMNLDLLLHQPAFLSLSPTTGIHGVIHSAGLQYCGAQQIGYSLNLAPRLLTLEQKHRRRVFQHLSVPEILRQLLAEHRLPPDSYRFELPNGEYPPRPFCIQYDETDLNLLQRLCEEEGIHYHFEHQHDRHVLVFADDSDSFAQRPVESAFHPTARDAGHPRISRLFQCHSRPTTGPQTTFAQHANAAPASTAPDACANQTYLASLHPTGRIDPVQTRRNQLGRRELERLRSLHRLVQGHSTLPELLSGRLLQVTGHPVPAFNDQWLLSEVLHQGETPGVDKVLSEATGYRNQFKAIPWSTAFRPALKHSRPSICGYQTAEVIGPAGKPPHLDEHGLINICLWPDAQSDSQGSSGIWLPIAHTGTGRPTLPLAGSEVLVSFLDGDPDRPVLCTGFADAQAREPQPVVAAEPKAPPTGWSGEIYLFERPPATTERLTDTTWYIVRMPRPGLKDLGSLNRDDVLMTGKSQALGNLSLTVEQKQRLASEFARTPEQLCLLYPGQCVALADYFQQYWNSEQRLGFIESANPASAQRQPREARLLFNWLVNGPDATP, from the coding sequence ATGCACAACGACATGGAAAGTCCCTTCATCCTCACGCTCACCGAGCTCGCCTTGAGTTTTCAGGTCCGACAGTTCAGCGGCCGCGAAGCCCTCAACCAGGTCTATCGATTCGACATCGAAATGCGCGGCCCGCAGCCCGCAATGAATCTGGACCTACTGCTGCATCAACCGGCATTCCTCAGCCTGAGCCCCACCACCGGCATCCACGGCGTCATCCACAGTGCCGGTTTGCAGTACTGCGGCGCGCAGCAGATCGGCTACAGCCTGAACCTCGCACCCCGTCTGCTTACACTTGAGCAAAAGCACCGTCGAAGGGTATTCCAGCACCTGAGCGTGCCAGAAATCTTGCGCCAGTTGCTGGCCGAGCATCGACTGCCACCCGACAGCTACCGTTTCGAGTTACCAAACGGTGAATACCCGCCGCGCCCGTTTTGCATCCAGTACGACGAAACCGACCTGAACCTGCTGCAACGATTGTGTGAAGAGGAAGGCATCCACTATCACTTCGAACATCAACACGACCGGCACGTGTTGGTGTTCGCCGATGACAGCGACAGCTTTGCGCAGCGACCGGTCGAGAGTGCTTTTCACCCCACAGCACGGGATGCCGGACACCCGCGGATCAGCCGGCTCTTCCAATGCCATAGCCGGCCGACCACAGGGCCGCAAACCACCTTTGCGCAGCACGCCAACGCTGCCCCCGCATCCACCGCACCTGACGCCTGCGCCAACCAGACCTACCTCGCCAGCCTGCACCCAACGGGTCGAATCGACCCGGTGCAAACCCGTCGCAACCAGCTCGGTCGTCGCGAACTCGAACGTCTGCGCAGCCTGCATCGTCTGGTTCAGGGCCACAGTACACTGCCCGAACTGCTCAGCGGGCGGCTGCTGCAAGTCACCGGGCATCCGGTCCCGGCGTTCAACGATCAATGGTTATTAAGCGAAGTGCTGCACCAAGGCGAAACGCCTGGCGTGGACAAGGTGTTGTCCGAGGCAACGGGTTATCGCAATCAATTCAAGGCAATTCCCTGGTCAACCGCGTTCCGCCCGGCCCTCAAACATTCCCGCCCGAGTATCTGCGGTTACCAGACCGCTGAGGTCATCGGCCCGGCAGGAAAGCCGCCGCACCTCGACGAACACGGGCTTATCAACATCTGCCTGTGGCCTGACGCGCAATCCGACAGCCAAGGTTCCTCAGGCATCTGGTTGCCAATTGCCCATACGGGGACGGGACGTCCAACCTTGCCACTGGCCGGCAGCGAGGTACTCGTGAGTTTCCTCGACGGTGATCCTGATCGACCAGTGCTTTGCACGGGTTTCGCTGATGCACAAGCACGCGAACCGCAGCCGGTGGTGGCGGCTGAACCGAAGGCGCCGCCGACAGGCTGGAGCGGCGAGATCTACTTGTTCGAGCGCCCCCCCGCCACCACCGAACGACTGACCGACACCACGTGGTACATCGTGCGCATGCCGCGTCCCGGGCTCAAGGATCTGGGGAGCCTCAACCGTGACGATGTGCTGATGACCGGTAAAAGCCAGGCACTGGGCAACCTGTCGCTGACGGTAGAACAGAAACAGCGTCTGGCCAGCGAGTTCGCCCGTACTCCCGAACAACTCTGCCTGCTGTATCCGGGGCAATGCGTGGCGCTGGCCGATTATTTCCAGCAATACTGGAACAGCGAACAACGCCTGGGCTTCATCGAAAGCGCCAACCCCGCCAGCGCTCAGCGCCAACCGCGAGAAGCGCGTCTGCTGTTCAACTGGCTGGTGAACGGCCCGGACGCTACGCCCTAG
- a CDS encoding LysR substrate-binding domain-containing protein produces the protein MNLFQLRAFDAVAREGSFTRAAARLFISQPAVTGHIKALEEHYQVTLLRRTARRVELTEEGTRLAAITRAMFGLAEEAQVMLEANRQLLTGRLEVAADGPHLVMPMLASLRARYPGITVNLRLGNAQETLAALLSEHADVAVLTEVEPRKGLHLQALSESRICALVPEGHPWSTLREGVALKQLDQVIMVLREPSSITRRTFDEACAQARVNPRVLLELDSREAVTEAVAAELGVGVVSSVEVSPDPRVRAVPIIGEGLVNRHMIGCMERRRDLRLIQAFFGLARGTS, from the coding sequence ATGAACCTGTTCCAACTCCGCGCATTTGATGCCGTGGCCCGCGAAGGCAGCTTTACCCGGGCTGCTGCCCGTTTGTTCATCAGCCAGCCGGCGGTCACCGGGCATATCAAGGCGCTGGAGGAGCACTATCAGGTCACCCTGTTGCGGCGCACCGCGCGGCGGGTCGAATTGACGGAGGAGGGCACCCGGCTGGCGGCGATTACCCGGGCGATGTTCGGCCTGGCCGAAGAGGCGCAAGTGATGCTTGAGGCCAACCGGCAACTGTTGACCGGTCGTTTGGAAGTGGCGGCGGACGGTCCGCACCTGGTCATGCCGATGCTCGCCAGCCTGCGAGCGCGGTATCCGGGGATCACCGTGAATTTGCGGCTGGGCAATGCCCAGGAAACCCTCGCGGCGTTGTTGTCCGAGCACGCCGACGTGGCGGTGCTGACCGAGGTCGAGCCGCGCAAAGGTTTGCACCTGCAAGCCTTGAGCGAGTCGCGGATCTGCGCGCTGGTGCCGGAGGGGCACCCATGGTCGACGCTGCGCGAAGGTGTCGCGCTCAAGCAACTGGATCAGGTGATCATGGTGTTGCGTGAGCCAAGCTCGATCACCCGTCGTACGTTCGATGAAGCTTGCGCTCAGGCCAGGGTCAATCCTCGGGTGCTGCTGGAGCTGGACAGCCGTGAAGCTGTCACCGAGGCGGTGGCGGCCGAGCTGGGAGTGGGCGTTGTGTCTTCGGTGGAAGTCAGCCCCGACCCGCGCGTGCGGGCGGTGCCGATAATTGGCGAGGGACTGGTCAACCGGCACATGATCGGTTGCATGGAGCGGCGGCGGGATTTGCGCTTGATACAGGCGTTTTTCGGCTTGGCACGGGGTACCTCGTAG
- a CDS encoding 2-aminoethylphosphonate--pyruvate transaminase, with translation MSTAEPILLTPGPLTTSQRTRQAMMVDWGSWDDRFNQLTASLCEQLLAIINGADSHHCVPLQGSGTFAVEAAIGTLVPRDGKVLVLINGAYGKRLAKICEVLGRSFSTFETAEDEPTTAVDVDRLLLADSSITHVALIHCETSTGILNPLPEIAQVIARHDKRLIIDAMSSFGALPIDARQVPFEALIAASGKCLEGVPGMGFVFASKAALANAVDNSHSLAMDLFDQYTYMAKTGQWRFTPPTHVVAALHEALLQYNEEGGLPARHQRYANNCQVLLDEMAKLGLRSFLPAAIQAPIIVTFHAPKDPHYQFRAFYERVKAKGFILYPGKLTQVETFRVGCIGHVNQAEMRAAVAAIGEVLREMEVLDT, from the coding sequence ATGAGTACTGCCGAACCCATCCTGCTCACTCCCGGCCCATTGACCACCTCGCAGCGTACCCGTCAGGCGATGATGGTGGACTGGGGTTCATGGGATGACCGCTTCAACCAATTGACCGCCAGCCTCTGCGAACAACTGCTGGCGATCATCAACGGTGCCGACAGCCACCACTGCGTGCCGTTGCAGGGCAGCGGCACCTTCGCAGTCGAAGCGGCCATCGGCACTCTGGTACCCCGCGACGGCAAGGTGCTGGTGTTGATCAACGGCGCTTACGGCAAACGCCTGGCGAAAATCTGCGAAGTGCTCGGTCGTTCCTTCAGTACGTTCGAAACCGCTGAAGACGAACCGACCACCGCCGTCGATGTCGACCGCCTGCTGCTAGCCGACAGCAGCATCACCCACGTGGCGCTGATCCACTGTGAAACCAGCACCGGGATTCTTAACCCGTTGCCGGAAATTGCCCAGGTCATCGCCCGGCACGACAAACGCCTGATCATTGATGCCATGAGTTCTTTCGGCGCACTGCCGATTGACGCCCGGCAAGTACCGTTCGAAGCGCTGATCGCCGCCTCGGGTAAATGCCTGGAAGGCGTACCGGGGATGGGGTTTGTCTTTGCCAGCAAAGCCGCCCTGGCAAATGCTGTCGACAATTCCCACTCGCTGGCGATGGACCTGTTCGACCAATACACCTACATGGCCAAGACCGGCCAATGGCGCTTCACCCCGCCGACCCACGTGGTCGCGGCGCTGCACGAAGCGTTGCTGCAATACAACGAAGAAGGCGGCCTACCGGCGCGGCATCAGCGTTATGCGAACAACTGTCAGGTGCTGCTCGATGAAATGGCCAAACTCGGCTTGCGCAGCTTCCTGCCCGCCGCGATCCAGGCGCCGATCATCGTCACCTTCCATGCGCCGAAAGATCCGCATTACCAATTCAGAGCCTTCTACGAACGCGTGAAGGCCAAGGGTTTCATCCTCTACCCGGGCAAGTTGACCCAGGTCGAAACCTTCCGCGTCGGCTGCATTGGCCACGTTAATCAGGCCGAGATGCGTGCGGCAGTGGCGGCGATCGGCGAGGTGCTGCGCGAAATGGAAGTCCTCGATACCTGA
- the phnX gene encoding phosphonoacetaldehyde hydrolase — protein MNYNNPTQLQAAILDWAGTVVDFGSFAPTRIFVEAFAEFDVQVSIEEARGPMGMGKWDHIRTLCDQPEVAERYRQAFGRTPTDDDVTAIYKRFMPLQIEKIAEHSALIPGALEAIANLRQQGIKIGSCSGYPKQVMDKVVELAASNGYVADHVVATDEVPNGRPWPAQALANVIALGIDDVAACVKIDDTVPGILEGRRAGMWTVALICSGNALGLTYDGYRALSSDKLASERKRIHALFESSRPHYMIDTITDLPEVIADINQRLANGEMPQSS, from the coding sequence ATGAACTACAACAACCCGACTCAGCTGCAAGCCGCCATCCTCGACTGGGCGGGCACCGTGGTCGACTTCGGCTCTTTCGCGCCGACCCGGATCTTCGTCGAAGCCTTTGCCGAATTCGACGTCCAGGTATCCATCGAAGAAGCCCGCGGGCCGATGGGCATGGGCAAGTGGGACCACATTCGCACGCTCTGCGATCAGCCCGAAGTGGCCGAGCGCTATCGCCAGGCCTTCGGTCGCACGCCGACCGACGATGACGTAACCGCCATCTACAAACGCTTCATGCCGCTGCAAATCGAAAAAATCGCCGAGCACTCGGCACTGATCCCGGGCGCCCTGGAGGCCATCGCCAACCTGCGCCAGCAAGGGATCAAAATCGGCTCGTGCTCCGGTTATCCGAAGCAAGTCATGGACAAAGTTGTCGAACTGGCCGCCTCCAACGGCTATGTCGCCGACCACGTGGTCGCCACCGACGAAGTGCCGAATGGCCGCCCATGGCCGGCTCAGGCCCTAGCCAACGTGATCGCCCTGGGTATTGACGACGTCGCCGCCTGCGTAAAGATCGACGACACCGTGCCGGGTATTCTCGAAGGTCGCCGTGCCGGCATGTGGACTGTCGCGCTGATTTGCTCGGGTAACGCGCTAGGCCTGACCTACGACGGCTATCGCGCGCTGAGCAGCGACAAACTGGCCAGCGAACGCAAGCGTATTCATGCCCTGTTCGAAAGTTCGCGTCCGCACTACATGATCGACACCATCACCGACCTGCCGGAAGTGATCGCCGACATCAATCAGCGCCTGGCCAACGGTGAGATGCCGCAAAGCAGCTGA
- a CDS encoding cytochrome b: protein MPWKNSESRYSTVSIMLHWLMLVLLALVYASIELRGMFPRGSGGRALITETHYMLGLTVFTLVWLRLFARSLGRAPQIFPASPQWQTVLARLMHWALYIFMIATPILGWLVTSANGHQVMFYGIDLPLLISEDKPLAKQIKGWHELAGTLGYWLIGLHAVAGLYHHYVVRDNTLLRMMPKRVSPD, encoded by the coding sequence ATGCCCTGGAAGAATTCCGAATCACGCTACAGCACCGTATCAATCATGCTGCACTGGTTGATGCTGGTACTGTTGGCGCTGGTTTACGCCAGTATCGAACTGCGGGGGATGTTTCCCAGGGGCAGTGGCGGCCGAGCCCTGATCACGGAAACGCACTACATGCTCGGCCTGACCGTGTTCACACTGGTCTGGTTACGGCTGTTCGCCCGCAGCCTGGGACGCGCTCCGCAAATCTTCCCGGCATCGCCCCAGTGGCAAACCGTGCTTGCCCGGCTGATGCACTGGGCGTTGTATATATTCATGATCGCCACACCGATTCTCGGTTGGCTGGTCACCAGCGCCAACGGTCATCAGGTGATGTTCTACGGCATCGACCTGCCGTTGCTGATCAGCGAGGACAAACCGCTGGCCAAGCAGATCAAGGGCTGGCACGAACTGGCCGGCACCCTCGGCTATTGGCTGATCGGCCTGCATGCCGTGGCCGGGCTGTATCACCATTACGTGGTTCGCGATAACACCCTGCTGCGGATGATGCCCAAGCGCGTCAGCCCTGACTGA